A stretch of DNA from Mesorhizobium onobrychidis:
GCTATCTTCCACCGCTCGTAGTTTCGCTGGAAAAGGGTCGGCTTGGGGAGGGGTGTTTATGACACCAGCATCCGACGCCTCGGGTCGCGGGCCGGTATCACCCGGTCCACCGCCGGCCGACATCCGCTTACAGTTGGAACGTATCCTTGACAGTGCGACTCTTCAGGCGAGCCCGCGGCGGCGGGCCTTCCTCCGGTACCTGGTGGAAGAGACGCTCGCGGGACATGCCGACAGGCTGAAGGGCTATTCGCTCGAGCGTGCGGTCTTTGGCCACGACGGGACGTTCGGCTCGCAGTCCGAGTCGGTTGTCCGCTTCGAAGCCCGACGCCTGCGGCGCGACCTTGACAGCTACTACGTCGATGCCGGCGCGCGGGATCCCGTTCGTATCACCATTCCGAAAGGCCAGTACGTTCCACATTTCAAATGGCACCAGGCGCCGACAGAGGCACCGCCGTCGGATAACACCGAACCCGACCCCAGAGGTGGGACGGTAGTCGGGGCAATTGGCGCAGCGCCGGCCGCCGACGAGGCGGGCGGTGCCGGCATAGCCGGGCGCCGCCGGGGCGTCTTGGCCGGCCTGCTCGCCGTCGTGGTCCTCGCTGCGGCCGGCGGGCTGTGGCTGTGGCTCCGCAGCCCATCGCCGTCGGGTGCTGAGCCAGTTCGCGGTCCGGCCGTTGTCGTCCTGCCCTTCGAGACGCTCAGCGCCGGGGAGGACGACCGCTTCCTTGCTGCCGGCGTGACCCAGGAGCTCATCACCGCCCTGATGCGGTTCGAGGGGTTCAGGCTCTATTCCGTGCCGGCGAGTTTCGGCCAGGACGCGCGGGCCGACCCGGTAACGCTCGGTCGTAACCTCGGGGTCGGCTACGTCGTCAAGGGCAGCGTCAGTTCCGACGCGGCGACCGTGCGGGTGGCGGCGCAGTTCTACGACGCGCAGACGGGCCGTGTGATATGGAGCGAAACCTACGACCGGGCGCGGACAGCGGGCGCTCTGCTCGGCGTCCGGGCGGAGCTCGCCGCCAGCATCGCGGCGGTGCTGGGTCAGCCCTACGGCGTCGTCAACAGCGACATGGCGGCCCGCCTGTCGGGCGGCGTCGAGCCTAACATGGCCAGCTACACCTGCGTGCTGAAGGCCTACACGTACCGCCGCACCTTCCGGGACGAGCTTCGCCAGCCGGTCCTGGCATGCCTCGAGGCTGCGGTCGAGCGCGACCCGGACTATGCCGAGCCCTGGGCTCTGCTCGGCTGGCTGCACCTCGATGCCGCCCGCTTCGGCTTCGTGCCCGAAGCCGAGGTCCCGCGCGAACTGAGCCAGGCGCTCGACTTTGCCTCCAGGGCGGTCGCGATCGGCCCCGAGAACGTGGTCGCGCTGCGGGCGCTTTCGGCAGTCCAGTACCACCTCGGCAACTTCAACGAGTCGGAGCGCATCCAGCGGCAGGCGCTGGCGCTCAACCCGAACGATCCCGATACGCTGGCGCAGCTTGGCTGGCGGCTGGCCGTTCGCGGCCGCTGGGACGAGGGTCTTGCCTATAGCGAGCGCGCGATCGAGCGGACCATCGACCCACTTGGCTGGTACTACGATATGACCACGATCCACCTCTATCTCGAGGGTCGCTATCGCGAAATGCTCGCCTCGGCCGAGCATTCGGCGGCTGGGGACCCCACCGGGGTGTCGCTCCTTGCCATCGCCCACGGCGCCCTCGGAAACCACGCCGCGGCGCAGGAGGCGCTGGCCACGCTGGCTAAGCAGGCGCCGGCGTTCAACCGCGATCCCGCCGCCGTCTTCCGCCGCTTCCAATTTCTCGAAAGCATCAGCGACGCCTACATGGATGGCCTGCGTAAGGCCGGCTGGACTGAACCCAGCGTTTCGACCGTGCCCCACGGAAAATGACCGCAGCGGCGCAGTCGCGCCCGCATGGAACCCGCCAGTCATTAGACGCATCGGGGCGGACCGAGTCGATGGCGGCCGATACCTGTGTGGCTTAGTAACCGTCTCGTGATGCCGCCGCCACGAACATATCGATTTTGCGAAGGTGATGACCAGACGGTTCGCGGTCTTCCAGATCAAAACAGCAAAGTTCGCCTTGCGCCAAGTCGACCGCGCTGCTGCAAAATTGCTGCAAAGTGCATTGGAAAAGATGGTGAGAGGCGCGTCGGGAACCTTTACCAAACGCCAGAAAATATAGTCGCGTCAATGAGTTGCTCTGGTGCCCCCGGACGGGATCGAACCGCCGACCTTCGGTTTACAAATTCGGTGCCCCAAACAAGGGTTAACTCATATCGGGGGCAACGACCGCATACCGCCGTGAGGGAACTAGCAAGGGCTGTGCGATGGCACAGAAGAATTGGCGGAAGGGGCGGGATTCGAACCCGCGGAAGACTTGCGCCTTCGATGGTTTTCAAGACCATTGCCTTAAACCGCTCGGCCACCCTTCCACTGTTATCTGCGCCAGCGCTTGCCGAACGGGCGCAGATTTGGGGCAGATTTCGTCCTCCTTTTCAGCGATGACCCTTGTGTTACAAGGCATTGTTCGCCATCAGACACCGGTTTTCAAGACCGGTGCCTTAAACCGCTCGGCCATCCCTCCATCGTGATTTTTCAACCACTTGGATGCTCGTCCTGATCTCGACTCATACCTGTTGGCACTGCTGCGCCGCCTGGAGATCGCGTTCGCGCTTCATTGCTCTAGTGCGCCCGACGAAGTCCTGTCAACCGGCCGTTGCCTGTTCCTGCCAACGGCTGGGCATGGGCGCTTTGACGGCGGGGCTGAAGCAGGACGAACAGCGCAGCGCCGAAGCTCGAAAAGCCGTGAGTTTTTACCGCGACCACCGGGACGGTTTGCGCCACAATCTCGCCCGGTTCCGACCATATTCGGTTAATACGGTGATAAACAATTCCTGTGCACAAGGGATTGCGAATCAAGGTGGCGCTGCCATTGTCGAGTAGGTTTTTGGCCTGCCGACGGTCAAGTTGCGGCGCCTTTGTTGAGAGGGGACAATCGAAAAATGCAAAGCACGGCGCGCCCGCGTCTTCGTCGCGCTTCCGCTTTCGCGTTGTTTGCCATGTCGGCTGCCTTGCTGGCGGCTTGCGCCGCGCCGCCACAGCCGAAGGCGATGGTCAACAAGAAACCTCGCTCCAAGGAATATTTTTCCGAATCCGAATACGGCGTGAAGGCCAGCCCGCGCGTCACCTTCAAGATGTCGGGCCTGCAGCGTGGCGGCGGACGCGACCAGCTCGGCAAGCCCTATCAAGTGCGCGGCAAGTGGTATTATCCGAAGGAAGACAAACGCTACGCCAAGATGGGTCTCGCTTCCTGGTATGGCGAAGCCTTCCACGGCAGGCTGACCGCCAACGGCGAAGTCTACGACATGACACATCTGACCGGCGCGCATCCGACAATGCCGCTGCCGAGCTATGCACGCGTCACCAATCTGAAGACCGGCAGCTCGGTCATCGTGCGCGTCAACGATCGCGGTCCTTACCATGACGGGCGCATCATCGATGTGTCGAAGCGCGCCGCCGAAATGCTCGACTATGCCAATATCGGCACGGCCAAGGTGAAGGTCGAATATGTCGGCCGGGCGCCGCTTGACGGCAATGACGATCGGTACCTGATGGCCTCCTATAATCCAGGCAACAGGGTGCCGGATCCGTCGGACGGCTTACCCACCGGTGTCATGATCGCCATGAATGGACCATCGCCGAGTACGGCGTTGGCCGCCGCCGCTCCATTTCCCGGCCAGTTGACGAATTCCGCATCGGCACAGCCTGTCATTGCGGCGCAGGCGCCGGCCTCCGGGAATGTGACGCTGCCCGATTTCGGGCCGATCGTGCCGGAACGCCCGCAGATCAATCTGCCGGCGCAATCGCCGTTCAGCGTAGCGTCGCTGTCTTACGCGGACGAACGCGTGCAGCGCGCCTCCAATGTCTTTGCCGCGCTGGATGGCGCCGGCATGTCGCCTGCCGAAATCCTTCGATCGTGGAAGCGGCAAGCTCCTCCGGCCGCTTCGCCCACGGACTTTATCGCGGCTGGCTCGTTCGAGGATGCCGCCGAGGCGCAGCGTGTGGCAGCCCGGCTTTCCAGCTTCGGCAAGACCGAAATCCAGCGCTCCGAATTCGAGGGCAAGGACTGGCATTCGGTCAACCTCTATCCGGACGGCCATGGCAGCCTGGACGAGATGCTGCAGGCGGCATGGTCGCATGGCGCACCGGACGCGCTCGTGGTTCGGAACTGACCGGCAAAACCTGAAGTTTTGCCCTGTTGTCCATCGCGCGGTTGATCGGCCGGGACAAAGCCTGATAGCTTGTAGAGCTTGCCCCAGAAATGCCGGCTGACAGGTCGAACCTCTCATGAAATTTCGCTTCGCCGCGCCTCTCGCCGGGCTCCTGGGTTTTGGCCTCCTGCTGCTTTCGCTGGCTCCGGCCGCGGCGCAGCTTTTCGAGACCAAGGCCGCGCAGGCCTTCATGATCGATGCCGAAACCGGAACGGTGCTGTTTTCCAAGGATGCCGACAGGCCGATTCAGCCGGCGTCGCTGGCCAAGCTGATGACGATGGAGGTGGTTTTCAACGCCATCAAATCGGGGCGCGTGACGCTCGACGACACATTCGTGGTGAGTGAAAACGCATGGCGCACGGGCGGGGCGCCATCCGGGACGTCGACAATGTTTGCCAAGCTGAAGTCAACGATCCGGCTTGAAGACCTGATCCAGGGGGTGACTGTTCAGGCCGCCAATGACGGCTGCATCATCATCGCCGAAGGTTTTGCGGGATCGGAGGCGAATTTCGCGACTGAGATGACCGAGCGCGCAAGGCAGATTGGCCTCGAGAAATCGACATTCGTCAATTCAACCGGTCTGCCGGCCGACGGTCAGCAGACGACGGTTCGAGAGCTTGCGCTTCTGGCCCTGCATATCTGGCGCGAGTACCCGGACCTCTATCGCTATTACGGCCGAAAGGATTTCACCTGGAACAAGATCACCCAGAGGAACCGCAACCCGCTGCTGGCGATGGATATCGGTGCCGACGGCCTGGCGATCGGCAGGAGCGAGGCATCCGGGTTTGGCGTCGTCGGCTCGGTCAGCCACAGTGGCAGGCGGGTCATTGCGGCGATGAGCGGCCTGACAAGCGACCGCGAGCGCGCCGAGGAAGCGCGAAAGCTGCTCGACTGGGGCCTTCGTTCCTTCCAGAAGACCGAGATTTTCGCCAAGGACGAGGTGGTCGGCGAGGCCCAGGTTTTCGGCGGTGTGAAATCCGGCGTGGCGCTGAAGGCAAAAGCGCCCGTGGTCATCTTCCTGCCCATCGCCAACCGCGACAAGCTGACCGCCAAGATCGTCTATGACGGGCCGGTTGCAGCCCCCGTGGAGGAGGGACAACCAGTGGGTGCGCTGCGGGTCTGGATCGGTGATACGCTGAGCCAGGAGACGCCGCTTTTCGCGGCCGAATCGGTTGGCGTCGGCTCGCTGCCGCAACGCGCGCTCGATGCCGCTAAGGAACTGGCGGTCGGCTGGCTGCGTTAATGTATGTCGCCCAAAAGTGCGCATCGGTTTTGGGGCACGATATGCATGAAAGGGGCCGAAAGCGCGTCGCATATCTTCAGACGCGGCTCGCTTTAGCACCACGGCGTGGACCTTTTCTCAAGTCAGGACTATTACGGTCCCGCAGCATGGATAAGGGCTTTGGCATACGGATTTTTCATCACCTTCGAAGGCGGAGAAGGGGCAGGCAAGTCGACGCAGATCGAGCGGCTGGCCAGTAAGATGCGCGCCAAGAAATACGATGTCCTTGTCACACGTGAGCCGGGCGGCTCGCCGGGCGCAGAGGCGGTGAGGCATGTCCTGCTTTCCGGCGCTGCCGAGCCATTCGGCCCCAGGATGGAGGCGCTGCTTTTCGCCGCCGCGCGTTCCGACCATGTCGAGCAAGTCATCCGGCCGGCGGTCGAACGCGGCTCGATTGTGCTTTGTGATCGCTTCATGGACTCCTCGCGCGTCTACCAGGGCGTCACCGGCGGTCTCGACCCGGTGTTCATGGGCGCGCTGGAAAAGGTCGCCATCAATGGCATGGTGCCCGGCATGACGCTGATCTTCGATATCGACCCGGCCGAAGGATTGCGGCGCGCCACGGCACGACGGGGCACCGATGCCGGCGCCGACCGCTTCGAAAAGGAAACGCTTGATATCCATCAGCGCCGCCGCGAAGCCTTTCTGGCGATCGCCGCGGCAGAGCCCGAGCGCTGCATCGTCGTCGACGCGTCCGCTGACCCCGACACGGTGGAGAACGTCGTCACCGCCGCCGTATTCGCGGCCCTGGAGACGACGACGCCGGCGCACAGGAAGCAGGCGCCGGGATGATTTTCGAACGGATCGCACCAGCACAGCACGACACGCTGGACGGCGTACCGGAGCCATCCGAGACGCCGCGTCTGGTCGGGCATGGCCAGGCGGCGAACATGCTGGCGTCAGCCTATCGCTCCGGGAAGCTGCCGCATGCGCTGATCTTTGTCGGACCGGTCGGCATCGGCAAGGCGACGCTCGCCTTTCACCTGGCGCATCACCTGTTGAAGCATCCGGCGTTCGAACAGGCGCCGGAGGTCCTTGCCGTTCCCGATCCGGCGTCATCGCTGTTTCGCCAGATCGCCACCGGCGCGCACCCTTCGGTGCTGCATCTGACCCGCCCGCCGAACGACAAGTCGAAGAGCTTTAAGACGGTCGTCACCGTCGATGAGATCCGCAAAGTCAGCCGCTTCCTGTCGCTGACCTCGCATGACGGCAGCTACCGGGTGGTGATCGTCGACCCGGCCGACGACATGAATGCCAATGCAGCCAACGCTTTGTTGAAGAATCTTGAAGAACCACCGGCACGCACACTGTTCATCCTCATCGTCCATGCGCCGGGCAGCCTTCTGCCGACGATCCGCTCGCGCTGCCAAATGGTGCGGCTGACGCCGCTCGATGCCGCGAGCCTGATGACGGTTCTGGAGAGCGTCGAACCACCGCCACCGGACGATTCCGCGGAGCGCGCGGCACTGGCCAAGCGGGCAGGGGGCAGCGCGCGCACCGCAATCCTGTTGACGCAGTATGGCGGGCTGGAAATCGCCGAAACGCTCGACGCTCTGGCGACAGCAAGAAAGAGCGACGTCGCCGGCGCCTATCGCCTCGCGGAGGCGGTCGCCGGTCGCGACCAGGCGATCCAGTTCGATATCTTCAATCGCCGTGCGCTCGACCTGCTCTCGACCGGTGCAAGCCAGGCCGCGCTGGCGGGCGATCTGGCGCGGGCCAAAGCGCTGTCGGATACTTGGCACGAGGCTTTGAACGCTATATCTGAAACCGACACCTACAATCTCGATAAGAAGCAGCACGCCTTGACCATGATCGACCGCCTGAATTCTGCAATGCGAATGTGACGGCCCATCGGGATGGCAATCGCCGTTTCGATACGATATCTCACCGACATCTTTCATTCAGACATTCATGACGGCTCATCCATGGCACGCGAAAAATACTACCTCACGACGCCGATTTTCTATCCGAACGGCAAGCCGCATATCGGTCATGCCTACAATGTCATCGCCAGCGACACGCTGGCCCGCTTCCAGCGGCTCGACGGCAAGGACGTCTTCTTCGTCTCGGGAACCGACGAGCACGGTTTGAAGATGCAGCAGACGGCGGACGCCGAAGGCCTGACGCCGAAAGCGCTTGCCGATCGCAATTCGGCGATCTTCCGCTCGATGCTTGAAGCGACCGGCTGTTCGAACGACGTTTTCATCCGCACCACCGAGGAGCGCCACTACAAGGCCTGCCAGGCGATCTGGACACGCATGGCAGAAAACGGCGACATTTACCTCGACCGCTATAGCGGCTGGTATTCGGTGCGGCAGGAAGCCTATTTCGACGAGGCCGAAACCAAGGTCGGCGACGACGGCATACGTCGCGAACCGCTCGGCTCGCCTGTCGAATGGACCGAGGAAGAGAGCTATTTCTTCCGCCTTTCCGCCTATCAGGACAGGCTGCTCGCGCTCTACGAGAACAGCCCCGAATTTGTCGGACCGGCGGAGCGGCGCAACGAAATCATCAGCTTCGTCAAATCCGGGCTGAAGGATCTGTCGATCTCGCGCACCACGTTCAATTGGGGCGTGCCGGTGCCGGGCGACGACAAGCATGTGATGTATGTCTGGGTCGATGCACTGACCAACTACATCACCGCTGCCGGTTATCCGGATACGGCCGATGACAGATGGTCCTTCTGGCCGGCGAACGTCCACGTCATCGGCAAGGACATCGTCCGCTTCCACGCCGTCTACTGGCCTGCCTTCCTGCTGTCGGCAGGGATCGAACTGCCGAAGCGCGTGTTCGCGCATGGCTTTCTATTCAACCGCGGCGAGAAAATGTCGAAATCGGTCGGCAATGTCGTCGATCCGTTCGTGATGATCGAGCACTACGGCCTCGATCAGGTGCGCTATTTCTTCATGCGCGAAGTGCCGTTCGGCCAGGACGGCAGCTACAGCCACGAGGCGATCGTCAACCGCACCAATGCCGACCTCGCCAATGATCTCGGCAATCTGGCGCAGCGCTCGTTGTCGATGATCGCCAAGAACTGCGGCGGCATGGTGCCCATGCGCGGTGAACTGAACGGTGCCGACAAGGCGATCCTCGATCAGGCAAGT
This window harbors:
- a CDS encoding D-alanyl-D-alanine carboxypeptidase family protein, whose translation is MKFRFAAPLAGLLGFGLLLLSLAPAAAQLFETKAAQAFMIDAETGTVLFSKDADRPIQPASLAKLMTMEVVFNAIKSGRVTLDDTFVVSENAWRTGGAPSGTSTMFAKLKSTIRLEDLIQGVTVQAANDGCIIIAEGFAGSEANFATEMTERARQIGLEKSTFVNSTGLPADGQQTTVRELALLALHIWREYPDLYRYYGRKDFTWNKITQRNRNPLLAMDIGADGLAIGRSEASGFGVVGSVSHSGRRVIAAMSGLTSDRERAEEARKLLDWGLRSFQKTEIFAKDEVVGEAQVFGGVKSGVALKAKAPVVIFLPIANRDKLTAKIVYDGPVAAPVEEGQPVGALRVWIGDTLSQETPLFAAESVGVGSLPQRALDAAKELAVGWLR
- a CDS encoding tetratricopeptide repeat protein, whose protein sequence is MERILDSATLQASPRRRAFLRYLVEETLAGHADRLKGYSLERAVFGHDGTFGSQSESVVRFEARRLRRDLDSYYVDAGARDPVRITIPKGQYVPHFKWHQAPTEAPPSDNTEPDPRGGTVVGAIGAAPAADEAGGAGIAGRRRGVLAGLLAVVVLAAAGGLWLWLRSPSPSGAEPVRGPAVVVLPFETLSAGEDDRFLAAGVTQELITALMRFEGFRLYSVPASFGQDARADPVTLGRNLGVGYVVKGSVSSDAATVRVAAQFYDAQTGRVIWSETYDRARTAGALLGVRAELAASIAAVLGQPYGVVNSDMAARLSGGVEPNMASYTCVLKAYTYRRTFRDELRQPVLACLEAAVERDPDYAEPWALLGWLHLDAARFGFVPEAEVPRELSQALDFASRAVAIGPENVVALRALSAVQYHLGNFNESERIQRQALALNPNDPDTLAQLGWRLAVRGRWDEGLAYSERAIERTIDPLGWYYDMTTIHLYLEGRYREMLASAEHSAAGDPTGVSLLAIAHGALGNHAAAQEALATLAKQAPAFNRDPAAVFRRFQFLESISDAYMDGLRKAGWTEPSVSTVPHGK
- the tmk gene encoding dTMP kinase, coding for MAYGFFITFEGGEGAGKSTQIERLASKMRAKKYDVLVTREPGGSPGAEAVRHVLLSGAAEPFGPRMEALLFAAARSDHVEQVIRPAVERGSIVLCDRFMDSSRVYQGVTGGLDPVFMGALEKVAINGMVPGMTLIFDIDPAEGLRRATARRGTDAGADRFEKETLDIHQRRREAFLAIAAAEPERCIVVDASADPDTVENVVTAAVFAALETTTPAHRKQAPG
- a CDS encoding septal ring lytic transglycosylase RlpA family protein, with the translated sequence MQSTARPRLRRASAFALFAMSAALLAACAAPPQPKAMVNKKPRSKEYFSESEYGVKASPRVTFKMSGLQRGGGRDQLGKPYQVRGKWYYPKEDKRYAKMGLASWYGEAFHGRLTANGEVYDMTHLTGAHPTMPLPSYARVTNLKTGSSVIVRVNDRGPYHDGRIIDVSKRAAEMLDYANIGTAKVKVEYVGRAPLDGNDDRYLMASYNPGNRVPDPSDGLPTGVMIAMNGPSPSTALAAAAPFPGQLTNSASAQPVIAAQAPASGNVTLPDFGPIVPERPQINLPAQSPFSVASLSYADERVQRASNVFAALDGAGMSPAEILRSWKRQAPPAASPTDFIAAGSFEDAAEAQRVAARLSSFGKTEIQRSEFEGKDWHSVNLYPDGHGSLDEMLQAAWSHGAPDALVVRN
- a CDS encoding DNA polymerase III subunit delta', which encodes MIFERIAPAQHDTLDGVPEPSETPRLVGHGQAANMLASAYRSGKLPHALIFVGPVGIGKATLAFHLAHHLLKHPAFEQAPEVLAVPDPASSLFRQIATGAHPSVLHLTRPPNDKSKSFKTVVTVDEIRKVSRFLSLTSHDGSYRVVIVDPADDMNANAANALLKNLEEPPARTLFILIVHAPGSLLPTIRSRCQMVRLTPLDAASLMTVLESVEPPPPDDSAERAALAKRAGGSARTAILLTQYGGLEIAETLDALATARKSDVAGAYRLAEAVAGRDQAIQFDIFNRRALDLLSTGASQAALAGDLARAKALSDTWHEALNAISETDTYNLDKKQHALTMIDRLNSAMRM
- the metG gene encoding methionine--tRNA ligase is translated as MAREKYYLTTPIFYPNGKPHIGHAYNVIASDTLARFQRLDGKDVFFVSGTDEHGLKMQQTADAEGLTPKALADRNSAIFRSMLEATGCSNDVFIRTTEERHYKACQAIWTRMAENGDIYLDRYSGWYSVRQEAYFDEAETKVGDDGIRREPLGSPVEWTEEESYFFRLSAYQDRLLALYENSPEFVGPAERRNEIISFVKSGLKDLSISRTTFNWGVPVPGDDKHVMYVWVDALTNYITAAGYPDTADDRWSFWPANVHVIGKDIVRFHAVYWPAFLLSAGIELPKRVFAHGFLFNRGEKMSKSVGNVVDPFVMIEHYGLDQVRYFFMREVPFGQDGSYSHEAIVNRTNADLANDLGNLAQRSLSMIAKNCGGMVPMRGELNGADKAILDQASAALVTARKTMAEQGIHLALAAIFGVVAEANRYFAGQEPWALKKTDPVRMETVLWTTAEVIRRIAILCQPVVPTSAAKLLDLLAVPADSRDFAHVVETHALVSGTALPAPEPVFPRYVEQTVASA